The segment TGCGCGCGAATGCATCACCAGCCTGGTTTCCCGCGGTACGTTCCCGCAGCTTAACCTTGCACCGGTCAACTTTGATGCGCTGTTTATGAACTACCTGCAGCAGTCAAATGAAGGTGCCGCTCCTCAGCAGGACGCATAATGCCTCAAGCAAATGCTTCTATGAGCGTTATCGGTGCCGGTTCGTACGGCACCGCTTTAGCCATTACCCTGGCCCGTAATGGCCACCCGGTAGTGATGTGGGGCCATAACGCCGCGCATCAGGCACAGCTTCAGGCCGATCGCTGCAATGCGGCCTTCCTGCCTGACGTCCCTTTTCCCGACACCCTCAGCCTTGAAAGTGATTTAGCCGCAGCGATTGCGGCCAGCCGCGATCTGCTGGTGGTGGTCCCAAGCCACGTATTTGGCGATGTCCTTAAGCAAATCAAACCCCACCTTCGCACAGATTCCCGCATTGTCTGGGCGACCAAAGGTCTCGAAAAAGAGACCGGCAGGCTGCTACAGGATGTCGCACGGGAAATAGTGGGTGACGAGGTACCTCTGGCGGTCATTTCCGGGCCAACCTTCGCTAAAGAGCTGGCAGCTGGCTTGCCCACGGCCATTGCGCTAGCGGCAACGGAGGCGGAATTTGCTGACGATCTGCAACGCCTGCTGCACTGTGGTAAAAGCTTTCGCGTCTATAACAACCCGGATTTTATCGGGGTTCAGCTTGGTGGGGCGGTGAAAAACGTGATTGCCATCGGTGCGGGGATCTCAGACGGCATTGGCTTTGGTGCGAATGCGCGTACGGCGCTGATTACGCGTGGACTGGCCGAAATGACCCGCCTGGGAACGGCGCTGGGCGCCGATCCCACCACCTTTATGGGCATGGCCGGGCTGGGCGATTTAGTTCTCACCTGCACCGATAATCAGTCACGTAACCGTCGCTTTGGCATGATGCTCGGGCAGGGTGGTGATGTGGAGACAGCGCAAAATACCATCGGTCAGGTGGTAGAAGGATTCCGAAATACAAAAGAAGTAAAGGCGCTGGCCGCGCGCTGTGGCGTGGAAATGCCAATAACTGAGCAAATTTATCAGGTACTGTATTGTGAAAAGAGTGCGCGCGAGGCAGCATTAAGTCTGCTAGGGCGAACAAGGAAGGATGAGAACAGTCCAGCTGAAAAGGGAAGCTCAGCGCATTAACGTCCTGCCGGACGTTATATTCGATGGGGAGAGAGCAATGCCGAGCGCAGAACCTGAACAGGTGTGGGACTTTATCAGAGCAGAAGCGCGGGCGCTGGCCGAATGCGAACCAATGCTGGCCAGCTTTTATCACGCTACGCTGCTAAAGCACGACGATCTCGGCAGTGCGCTGAGCTATATGCTGGCTAACAAGCTGGCAAATCCGATTATGCCTGCGATGGCCATCCGTGAAATCGTGCAGGAAGGCTACAAGCAGGATCCCTCGATGATTCAGTCCGCTGCCTGCGATATACGGGCGGTGCGCCAGCGCGATCCGGCGATTGATAAATACTCCACGCCGCTGCTTTACCTCAAAGGCTTCCATGCTCTCCAGGCCTACCGTATCGGACACTGGTTATGGAATCAGGGGCGGCGGGCACTGGCCATTTACCTGCAAAATGAGGTCTCCGTTTCTTTCGCTGTAGATATCCATCCTGCGGCGAAAATAGGGCGCGGTATCATGCTGGACCATGCAACGGGCATTGTTGTCGGGGAGACGGCGGTAATCGAAGATGATGTGTCGATTCTGCAGTCCGTTACGCTAGGCGGGACGGGTAAAACCAGCGGCGATCGTCATCCCAAAATCCGTGAAGGGGTGATGATAGGGGCGGGTGCAAAAATTCTTGGTAATATCGAAGTGGGGCGCGGAGCCAAAATCGGTGCCGGTTCGGTCGTCCTGCAGCCTGTGCCCCCCCACACCACAGCCGCTGGCGTGCCTGCGCGTATCGTGGGTAAACCCAGCAGTGACAAGCCGTCGATGGAGATGGATCAGCACTTCAACGGTATGGTGCCGGGCTTTGAATTCGGCGACGGCATCTGATGCAGCAGGTAGCCGGTCTTGAAGTTAGTGACGGCATCTGACGCAGCAGGTGCCCGATTTTGAAGTTGCTGACGGCATTCCCTGCATCAGGGCACTGCATAGTTCATGCGCCCATCCCCCATCCCCTATGCTTTAATCACGGCACCGCAGTAGTCCAGCTGCCGCCAGGCCTCATACACGACTACCGATACAGCGTTTGAAAGGTTCATGCTGCGGCTGTCGGGCTGCATAGGGATACGGATCTTTTGCTGGGCCGGTAGCGCATCGAGGATATCAGCGGGCAGGCCGCGCGTTTCGGGGCCGAAAAGCAGATAGTCGCCCGCCTGATAGCTGACCGCACTGTGCGCTGGAGTACCTTTGGTGGTCAGTGCAAACAGGCGCGCGGGAGCTTCAGCGGCCAGAA is part of the Erwinia sp. HDF1-3R genome and harbors:
- the trmL gene encoding tRNA (uridine(34)/cytosine(34)/5-carboxymethylaminomethyluridine(34)-2'-O)-methyltransferase TrmL, with the translated sequence MLNIVLFEPEIPPNTGNIIRLCANTGFRLHLIEPLGFAWDDKRLRRAGLDYHEFTAVKRHGSYAAFLAAEAPARLFALTTKGTPAHSAVSYQAGDYLLFGPETRGLPADILDALPAQQKIRIPMQPDSRSMNLSNAVSVVVYEAWRQLDYCGAVIKA
- the cysE gene encoding serine O-acetyltransferase, translating into MPSAEPEQVWDFIRAEARALAECEPMLASFYHATLLKHDDLGSALSYMLANKLANPIMPAMAIREIVQEGYKQDPSMIQSAACDIRAVRQRDPAIDKYSTPLLYLKGFHALQAYRIGHWLWNQGRRALAIYLQNEVSVSFAVDIHPAAKIGRGIMLDHATGIVVGETAVIEDDVSILQSVTLGGTGKTSGDRHPKIREGVMIGAGAKILGNIEVGRGAKIGAGSVVLQPVPPHTTAAGVPARIVGKPSSDKPSMEMDQHFNGMVPGFEFGDGI
- the gpsA gene encoding NAD(P)H-dependent glycerol-3-phosphate dehydrogenase gives rise to the protein MPQANASMSVIGAGSYGTALAITLARNGHPVVMWGHNAAHQAQLQADRCNAAFLPDVPFPDTLSLESDLAAAIAASRDLLVVVPSHVFGDVLKQIKPHLRTDSRIVWATKGLEKETGRLLQDVAREIVGDEVPLAVISGPTFAKELAAGLPTAIALAATEAEFADDLQRLLHCGKSFRVYNNPDFIGVQLGGAVKNVIAIGAGISDGIGFGANARTALITRGLAEMTRLGTALGADPTTFMGMAGLGDLVLTCTDNQSRNRRFGMMLGQGGDVETAQNTIGQVVEGFRNTKEVKALAARCGVEMPITEQIYQVLYCEKSAREAALSLLGRTRKDENSPAEKGSSAH